A genome region from Penicillium psychrofluorescens genome assembly, chromosome: 3 includes the following:
- a CDS encoding uncharacterized protein (ID:PFLUO_004535-T1.cds;~source:funannotate): MSSNIESSITGVRLPPASQQSELNPTPTFDANVITDGRRQTLQHLLDKGHVTVAPLREPKLILHSHLPHLLGSAYILGASSKQLEELYEHEITTLVHLDETFIRGDGISKANWRNYLGQKPYTVAFVDFFDDEVGLNDKDWAKVLRHYLNSGQEPLINGFIGGLGHPFIHLGYAWELQNANIATEALSLGCTEYIPLHTLLDKNPPDNSTYKTSNLAEVISRVQKDTRLDDLFTDPGITNIEVLLQKRYDVLLEHWNAWQVTDPLAQLEQCCDLSLLLGIGTGDTAHKYDFYLIHTMTVAQAIRVLWHFFPEERRSSILRQYALFVLLIYICQMKPDVDTDVIESIWSVELDGRDWDWVVAKALGHKWVKDSHFLKVIRAPKAFEETYGKKDGFYLKATLKYLAEFDGWEGFGAGVEGFIASRDGYIPEDS, translated from the exons ATGTCAAGCAACATAGAAAGTTCGATTACAGGAGTGCGTCTGCCGCCGGCTTCACAGCAATCCGAACTGAATCCCACGCCTACTTTCGATGCGAATGTTATCACCGATGGGCGTAGACAGACTTTGCAGCATCTGCTTGACAAAGGTCATGTCACCGTGGCACCACTGCGAGAGCCAAAATTGATCCTTCATAGCCACCTCCCTCAT CTTCTAGGATCGGCGTACATCCTCGGCGCTAGCAGCAAGCAGTTGGAAGAGCTGTATGAGCACGAGATCACAACCCTAGTCCACCTGGACGAAACCTTCATCCGAGGCGATGGCATATCGAAAGCTAACTGGAGAAATTATCTTGGTCAAAAGCC TTACACGGTTGCGTTCGTGGACTTTTTCGATGACGAGGTGGGCCTTAATGATAAGGACTGGGCAAAGGTCCTGCGGCATTATCTCAACTCAGGTCAGGAGCCGCTTATCAATGGCTTCATCGGAGGCC TTGGCCATCCCTTCATCCACCTTGGTTATGCATGGGAATTACAAAACGCAAATATTGCAACAGAGGCGCTCAGCTTAGGATGTACCGAGTACATTCCGCTCCATACACTCCTCGACAAAAACCCTCCCGATAACTCGACTTACAAAACAAGCAACCTTGCCGAAGTTATCAGCCGTGTCCAAAAGGACACACGCTTGGACGATTTGTTCACGGACCCCGGAATCACAAATATCGAGGTATTGCTTCAAAAACGTTACGATGTTCTACTGGAACACTGGAATGCGTGGCAAGTGACCGATCCTCTTGCACAGCTGGAGCAATGCTGTGACCTGTCGCTATTGCTCGGGATTGGCACCGGTGATACAGCTCACAAGTATGACTTCTACCTGATCCATACAATGACTGTAGCTCAAGCCATCCGGGTGCTGTGGCATTTCTTCCCGGAGGAGCGACGATCATCCATCCTCCGACAATATGCTCTATTTGTGCTTCTGATCTATATTTGCCAGATGAAGCCTGACGTTGATACGGATGTGATTGAATCTATTTGGTCGGTCGAGCTTGATGGTCGTGATTGGGATTGGGTGGTGGCGAAGGCCTTGGGTCACAAGTGGGTCAAAGACTCTCATTTCCTAAAGGTCATTCGGGCTCCTAAAGCTTTCGAAGAAACCTATGGCAAGAAGGATGGGTTTTACCTGAAGGCAACTCTAAAATACCTGGCCGAGTTTGATGGATGGGAGGGATTTGGGGCTGGTGTCGAAGGCTTCATCGCCAGCCGTGATGGATATATTCCTGAAGACAGTTAA
- a CDS encoding uncharacterized protein (ID:PFLUO_004536-T1.cds;~source:funannotate) — protein MATTTSYRPRPTATYLASSFWEDIMQQTSELRSVLDSRLENERQGPRNSSAFVTSNIGSEGQHTPELPQSCPEISISMQIRRNLCEIYLRNVDPVFKILHRPSLRAFLVEDQPYLDYEADHMAPATLASAVYYAAVCTIDDSQCRSLFGLDKKSVSADLQRRTEVALLKSDFVTTNDLTILQAFVLSMLAARCQDQSRRVWTMLAMALRVGQALCLHLAEPPFEFSPFEQQMRRRVWQAIGLLDLAASLDRASEPMMASAWLDSNLPANINDEAIYFRMEASIQEPPEGTFTDMTHPLILAAAQSSARMLAFRDFIEPSKKTMALRYQILKDFQQRASTLISGCKPDLFAFQLYAKRTTAAINGFLQLGCLRPLQRNQNFIPPYVPGDNLLRLAADNLQQLHESDSDPATASWMWFGSLWVPWHGLAVVLAELCVCKDPETLLKYWPVVEQVYHQSSLVIAESKNGMLWEPLKKLMNQAKARKRQLLGSQSLGEAISQVPSGVVSNNFALKQSVAQPAREQLNPTPATTTITMGLEPTMAASRPVNPAITMPQTSLSFDMLEPYPDVWDAMDFSTTGLPGPGDNDAWHNYDNFIGDVYDGFDPFFAC, from the exons ATGGCCACAACTACATCGTATCGGCCTCGCCCAACAGCGACGTACCTAGCTAGCTCCTTTTGGGAAGACATCATGCAGCAG ACCTCGGAACTGCGTTCTGTTCTGGACAGCCGCCTGGAGAACGAGCGACAGGGGCCAAGGAACTCATCTGCTTTTGTGACTTCCAATATCGGCTCTGAGGGCCAGCATACCCCTGAACTTCCTCAGTCTTGTCCAGAGATTAGCATCTCGATGCAAATTCGTAGAAACCTATGCGAAATATATCTGCGCAACGTTGACCCGGTCTTCAAGATTCTTCATCGACCCTCGCTACGGGCGTTTTTGGTCGAGGACCAGCCGTACCTTGATTATGAAGCTGATCACATGGCCCCCGCCACCCTTGCGTCTGCCGTTTACTATGCGGCTGTTTGCACAATCGACGACTCGCAGTGCCGATCACTATTTGGTCTTGACAAAAAGTCCGTTTCGGCCGATTTGCAGAGGAGGACTGAAGTTGCGCTACTGAAGTCGGACTTTGTGACCACGAATGACTTGACGATTTTGCAGGCGTTTGTTCTCTCAATG CTTGCCGCCCGCTGTCAGGATCAAAGCCGGCGCGTGTGGACCATGCTAGCCATGGCTCTCCGAGTAGGTCAAGCACTATGTCTTCACTTGGCTGAACCGCCATTTGAATTCAGTCCCTTCGAGCAACAAATGCGTCGGCGTGTTTGGCAAGCGATCGGTCTTCTAGACCTCGCAGCATCTCTAGACCGGGCATCTGAACCAATGATGGCATCTGCATGGTTAGACTCAAATTTACCGGCGAATATTAACGATGAGGCAATCTACTTCAGGATGGAAGCTTCCATCCAAGAGCCACCTGAAGGCACTTTTACCGACATGACTCACCCGCTAATCCTCGCAGCCGCGCAATCTTCTGCGCGCATGCTTGCATTTAGAGACTTCATCGAGCCAAGCAAGAAAACGATGGCCTTACGGTACCAAATTCTAAAAGATTTTCAACAAAGAGCATCCACACTTATAAGCGGGTGCAAACCCGACCTATTTGCCTTCCAGCTATACGCGAAGCGAACAACGGCCGCGATCAACGGGTTTTTGCAGCTTGGTTGCCTGCGGCCTTTGCAAAGAAATCAGAACTTTATTCCTCCCTACGTTCCGGGGGATAACCTTCTTCGGCTAGCAGCCGATAATTTGCAGCAATTGCACGAGTCAGATAGTGACCCGGCGACCGCATCTTGGATGTGGTTTGGTTCTCTGTGGGTTCCATGGCACGGACTAGcagtcgtcctcgccgagcTGTGTGTCTGTAAGGATCCGGAAACGCTGTTAAAATATTGGCCAGTGGTGGAACAAGTTTACCACCAGTCCAGCCTTGTAATCGCAGAATCCAAGAACGGGATGCTGTGGGAGCCACTGAAGAAGCTTATGAACCAGGCCAAAGCCCGCAAGAGACAATTGTTAGGCAGCCAGTCTCTCGGCGAAGCAATTTCACAGGTTCCATCGGGTGTGGTCTCGAACAATTTTGCGCTCAAACAGTCGGTTGCTCAGCCCGCTCGGGAACAGTTGAATCCTACACCTGCTACAACAACAATTACGATGGGTCTGGAGCCGACGATGGCTGCTAGCAGACCAGTCAACCCAGCAATCACAATGCCGCAAACTTCTTTGTCGTTTGACATGCTGGAACCGTACCCAGATGTCTGGGATGCAATGGACTTCAGTACTACGGGTCTACCTGGCCCAGGTGATAATGATGCCTGGCATAACTACGATAACTTCATTGGAGATGTATATGACGGCTTTGATCCCTTTTTTGCGTGCTGA